A DNA window from Fibrobacter succinogenes contains the following coding sequences:
- a CDS encoding class II fructose-bisphosphate aldolase produces MAVSYKELGLVNTKEMFAKAVKGGYAIPAFNFNTMEQMQAIVQAAVETKSPVIMQVSKGARNYANGTILRYMAQGAVEYAKELGCANPQIVLHLDHGDSFELCKDCIDNGFSSVMIDGS; encoded by the coding sequence ATGGCAGTTTCTTACAAGGAACTCGGCTTGGTTAACACCAAGGAAATGTTTGCTAAGGCAGTTAAGGGTGGCTATGCTATCCCGGCTTTCAACTTCAACACCATGGAACAGATGCAGGCTATCGTGCAGGCCGCCGTTGAAACCAAGTCTCCGGTGATCATGCAGGTCTCTAAGGGTGCTCGTAACTACGCCAACGGCACCATCCTCCGCTACATGGCTCAGGGTGCTGTTGAATACGCCAAGGAACTCGGCTGCGCAAATCCGCAGATCGTGCTCCACCTCGACCACGGTGACTCTTTCGAACTCTGCAAGGACTGCATCGACAACGGTTTCTCTTCCGTGATGATCGACGGTTCT
- a CDS encoding OmpA family protein: MKTIKILTLGALAASMSFAADAPSVTPVDQCRLALDNAKTNMPTNAYAAKLTLAEGYGTLNALETIYADDDESTLIPTFLENCQKYAQIATLQSETQAIQNHISENWEKRAATNRTIEAIQEQIGEARSGKVSDLEAEKQAIKAQKDKLEASKNEAMDKLNALQSQMIQVTKDARGIILSMSDILFDVGRATLKTDLMTSLAKIAGILSVYQQFDVSIEGNTDNTGSEEFNMTLSQQRAENVMNFLVEQGIAETRLTAKGLGMTMPIADNSTKEGRQKNRRVDLVITDRTQKVK; encoded by the coding sequence ATGAAGACGATTAAGATTTTGACTCTCGGCGCCCTCGCCGCTTCCATGAGTTTTGCCGCAGACGCCCCCTCTGTCACCCCGGTGGACCAGTGCAGACTCGCCCTCGATAACGCCAAAACCAACATGCCCACAAACGCATACGCAGCAAAGCTAACGCTTGCCGAAGGCTATGGCACATTGAACGCCCTCGAAACGATTTACGCCGACGATGACGAATCCACGCTGATTCCGACATTCTTGGAAAACTGCCAGAAGTACGCACAAATCGCAACACTCCAAAGCGAGACACAGGCTATCCAGAACCACATTTCTGAAAATTGGGAAAAACGCGCCGCTACGAACCGCACTATCGAAGCCATCCAGGAACAGATTGGCGAAGCCCGCAGCGGTAAAGTCTCTGACCTCGAAGCCGAAAAGCAAGCCATCAAGGCCCAGAAGGACAAGCTTGAAGCCAGCAAGAACGAAGCTATGGACAAGCTAAACGCCCTCCAGTCCCAAATGATCCAGGTGACCAAGGACGCCCGCGGTATTATCCTCTCGATGTCCGATATCTTGTTTGACGTGGGCCGCGCCACCTTGAAGACCGACCTCATGACAAGCCTTGCCAAGATTGCCGGAATCCTCTCGGTCTATCAGCAGTTTGACGTGTCCATCGAAGGAAACACCGACAACACCGGTTCCGAAGAATTCAACATGACGCTTTCTCAGCAGCGCGCCGAAAACGTGATGAACTTCCTCGTGGAACAGGGCATTGCAGAAACACGCCTCACCGCCAAGGGCCTCGGCATGACCATGCCGATTGCCGACAACTCCACCAAGGAAGGTCGCCAGAAGAACCGCCGCGTGGACCTCGTCATCACGGACAGAACACAGAAGGTGAAGTAG